The following are encoded in a window of Massilia sp. R2A-15 genomic DNA:
- the orn gene encoding oligoribonuclease has translation MSQATETTEGAVAHRPNEFNLIWVDLEMTGLEPDTDRIIEIAVVVTDMHLNTIAEGPVFAIHQSDETLDKMDAWNKGTHGRSGLIDRVKASTVSEEQAEAALIAFLKQFVPAGKSPMCGNTICQDRRFMARTMPKLEAFFHYRNLDVSTLKELCRRWKPEIVGGFKKHQKHTALADIIESVEELKYYREHFIKL, from the coding sequence ATGTCACAAGCCACTGAAACAACCGAAGGCGCGGTCGCGCACCGCCCGAATGAATTCAACCTGATCTGGGTGGACCTGGAGATGACCGGCCTGGAGCCGGACACCGACCGCATCATCGAGATCGCCGTGGTCGTCACCGACATGCACCTGAACACCATCGCCGAAGGCCCGGTGTTCGCGATCCACCAGTCGGACGAGACGCTCGACAAGATGGACGCGTGGAACAAGGGCACGCACGGTCGCAGCGGGCTGATCGACCGGGTCAAGGCCTCGACCGTGTCGGAAGAGCAGGCCGAGGCGGCGCTGATCGCCTTCCTCAAGCAGTTCGTCCCGGCCGGCAAGTCGCCGATGTGCGGCAACACCATTTGCCAGGACCGCCGCTTCATGGCGCGCACGATGCCCAAGCTCGAGGCGTTCTTCCACTATCGCAACCTGGACGTGTCCACGCTGAAGGAATTGTGCCGTCGCTGGAAGCCGGAGATCGTGGGCGGCTTCAAGAAGCACCAGAAGCACACGGCGCTGGCCGACATCATCGAGTCGGTGGAAGAGCTGAAGTACTACCGCGAGCATTTCATCAAGCTGTAA
- a CDS encoding MarR family winged helix-turn-helix transcriptional regulator: MTSPPKRSLAKDDFCVLSEFRYQMRRFERFSENAVQAEGITPLQYLLLLHLKGFKGRDWATVGELAERLQAKPHGVVALVSRCEASALVVRRPSTVDRRRVEIHLLPAGEAILTHLAALHRAELASLDGIFAVPVIEKEDPHE; this comes from the coding sequence ATGACCTCACCCCCGAAGCGCTCGCTCGCCAAGGACGATTTCTGCGTCCTGTCCGAGTTCCGCTACCAGATGCGCCGTTTCGAGCGCTTTTCCGAGAACGCCGTGCAGGCCGAGGGCATCACGCCCCTGCAGTACCTGCTGCTGCTGCACCTGAAAGGCTTCAAGGGCCGCGACTGGGCCACCGTCGGCGAACTGGCCGAGCGCCTGCAAGCCAAGCCGCACGGCGTGGTTGCGCTGGTGTCGCGCTGCGAGGCCAGTGCCCTGGTGGTGCGCCGCCCCAGCACGGTGGACCGGCGCCGCGTCGAGATCCACCTGCTGCCGGCCGGCGAGGCGATCCTGACCCACCTGGCCGCACTGCACCGCGCCGAACTGGCGTCCCTCGACGGCATCTTCGCGGTGCCGGTCATCGAAAAGGAAGATCCGCATGAGTAA
- a CDS encoding MBL fold metallo-hydrolase → MIKQTALAALAAALFAAPAFAAAPMVKTQAPGYFRMMLGDFEITAISDGTTELPVDTLLQGMKKGEIDSELKKHFVQSPLETSINAFLINTGSKLILVDSGAAGVFGPNTGKFAANLKAAGYQPEQVDEVYITHMHGDHVAGLVANGQRVFTNAIVRAQKQESDFWLSKENMEKNPAKADFFKGAMASLNPYVSAGKYKPFEGDVELAPGVSSHSGKGHTPGHATYVVQSKGQKLVLIGDLIHVAAVQMDHPEVTISFDSDQKAAAAERRQAFDAAARGGYLIGAAHLQFPGIGHLEKEGKGYEFIPVNYSIPR, encoded by the coding sequence ATGATCAAGCAAACCGCATTGGCCGCACTCGCCGCCGCCCTGTTCGCCGCGCCCGCCTTCGCCGCCGCGCCGATGGTCAAGACCCAGGCGCCGGGCTATTTCCGGATGATGCTGGGCGACTTCGAGATCACCGCCATCAGCGACGGCACCACCGAGCTGCCGGTCGACACGCTGCTGCAAGGGATGAAGAAAGGCGAGATCGACAGCGAACTGAAGAAGCACTTCGTGCAAAGCCCGCTGGAGACGTCGATCAATGCCTTCCTGATCAACACCGGCAGCAAGCTGATCCTGGTCGATTCGGGCGCGGCCGGCGTGTTCGGCCCCAACACGGGCAAGTTCGCGGCGAACCTGAAAGCGGCCGGCTACCAGCCGGAACAGGTCGACGAGGTCTACATCACCCACATGCACGGCGACCATGTGGCCGGCCTGGTGGCCAACGGCCAGCGCGTGTTCACCAACGCCATCGTGCGGGCGCAGAAGCAGGAATCCGACTTCTGGCTGAGCAAAGAAAACATGGAAAAGAACCCGGCCAAGGCCGACTTCTTCAAGGGCGCGATGGCATCGCTGAACCCCTACGTCAGCGCCGGCAAGTACAAGCCGTTCGAAGGCGACGTCGAACTGGCGCCTGGCGTGAGCTCGCACTCGGGCAAGGGACACACGCCGGGACACGCGACCTACGTGGTGCAGAGCAAGGGGCAGAAGCTGGTGCTGATCGGCGACCTGATCCACGTGGCGGCGGTGCAGATGGACCATCCGGAGGTGACGATCAGCTTCGACAGCGACCAGAAGGCGGCGGCGGCCGAGCGGCGCCAGGCGTTTGACGCGGCGGCGCGCGGCGGCTATCTGATTGGCGCCGCGCACCTTCAATTCCCCGGCATCGGCCACCTGGAGAAGGAAGGCAAGGGCTACGAGTTCATTCCGGTCAACTACAGCATTCCGCGCTAA
- a CDS encoding 4a-hydroxytetrahydrobiopterin dehydratase, whose protein sequence is MNLLDQFCVEGAPKLDAGQLDMLLPEVPGWAIEDGQLRRKFAFRDFHETIRFVNSLAEMIDQENHHPTLTVTYQHCAVAYHTHSAGGAVSLNDFICAAKANAIYAQRAGA, encoded by the coding sequence ATGAACCTGCTCGATCAATTCTGCGTCGAAGGCGCCCCGAAACTGGATGCCGGCCAGCTCGACATGCTGCTGCCCGAAGTCCCCGGCTGGGCCATCGAGGACGGCCAGTTGCGCCGCAAGTTCGCCTTCCGCGACTTCCACGAGACCATCAGATTCGTCAACTCGCTGGCCGAGATGATCGACCAGGAAAACCACCACCCGACCCTGACGGTGACGTACCAGCACTGCGCGGTCGCGTACCACACCCATTCGGCCGGCGGCGCGGTTTCGCTGAACGATTTCATCTGCGCCGCCAAGGCCAACGCAATCTACGCGCAGCGGGCCGGCGCATGA
- a CDS encoding DUF1828 domain-containing protein: MNCAAISEMTGYECYPLSEDETVAEIATPFKYEDGDDIFAYVEFGQDFVRFFDDGEVYDHFDGRGVFYGKHHDLGFLSEIATANGLRFTDECIIEIAATPQDAAAAFAKFMAAMLAFVTWEKAWVARVVELRLVTAGK; encoded by the coding sequence ATGAACTGCGCCGCGATTTCGGAAATGACCGGCTACGAGTGCTATCCGCTGAGCGAGGACGAGACTGTCGCCGAGATTGCGACTCCGTTTAAATACGAGGACGGAGATGACATTTTTGCTTATGTTGAATTTGGACAGGATTTTGTGCGCTTCTTCGACGATGGCGAGGTGTACGACCACTTCGATGGCCGGGGTGTGTTTTATGGAAAACATCACGACCTCGGGTTTCTGTCCGAAATTGCAACGGCCAACGGCCTTCGCTTCACCGACGAATGCATCATTGAGATAGCGGCAACGCCGCAAGATGCCGCCGCAGCGTTCGCCAAGTTTATGGCTGCCATGCTGGCCTTTGTCACCTGGGAAAAAGCGTGGGTAGCGAGAGTGGTGGAACTAAGACTGGTCACTGCCGGCAAATAG
- a CDS encoding M48 family metallopeptidase, with product MYSLAFSVLFVGFLIFTLILRFWLANRHVRHVLANRAAVPAEFAASIPLAAHQKAADYTVAKTKFGLASLLFSSIVLVGFTLLGGLQWLAAALLPLTGPGMKYQIALLAAFAAVSGLLDLPFDWYRQFVLEERFGFNKMTPGLWLADMVKGVLLGAAIGLPLVWVVLTLMDKTGPLWWLYAWLVWSGFQLLMMVLFPTVIAPLFNKFSPLEDASLKSRIEGLMQRVGFASKGLFVMDGSKRSAHGNAYFSGFGANKRIVFFDTLLERLAPQEIEAVLAHELGHFKLKHIIKRIAVMFAVSLGFLALLGYLKTRTWFYAGLGVDPLLASDAMALILFMLVLPIFTFVLSPLTSISSRKHEFEADAFAATHTDARDLVSALVKMYEDNASTLTPDPLHSAFYDSHPPASVRIRQLNLAAP from the coding sequence ATGTATTCACTCGCGTTTTCGGTTTTGTTTGTCGGTTTCTTGATTTTTACCTTGATCCTGCGTTTCTGGCTGGCAAACCGCCACGTGCGCCACGTGCTGGCCAACCGCGCCGCGGTGCCGGCCGAATTTGCCGCCAGCATCCCGCTCGCCGCGCACCAGAAGGCCGCCGACTACACGGTCGCCAAGACCAAATTCGGCCTGGCTTCGCTGCTGTTCTCCAGCATCGTGCTGGTCGGCTTTACCCTGCTGGGCGGCCTGCAATGGCTGGCCGCGGCCCTGCTGCCGCTGACCGGCCCCGGCATGAAATACCAGATCGCCCTGCTCGCCGCCTTCGCCGCGGTCTCCGGCCTGCTCGACCTGCCGTTCGACTGGTACCGCCAGTTCGTCCTCGAAGAGCGCTTCGGCTTCAACAAGATGACGCCCGGCCTGTGGCTGGCCGACATGGTCAAGGGCGTGCTGCTGGGCGCGGCCATCGGCCTGCCGCTGGTGTGGGTGGTGCTGACCCTGATGGACAAGACCGGCCCGCTGTGGTGGCTGTACGCCTGGCTGGTGTGGAGCGGCTTCCAGCTGCTGATGATGGTGCTGTTCCCCACCGTGATCGCGCCGCTGTTCAACAAATTCAGCCCGCTCGAAGACGCCAGCCTGAAATCGCGCATCGAAGGCTTGATGCAGCGCGTCGGCTTCGCCTCCAAAGGCCTGTTCGTGATGGACGGCTCCAAGCGCAGCGCCCACGGCAACGCCTACTTCTCCGGCTTCGGCGCCAACAAGCGCATCGTGTTCTTCGACACCCTGCTCGAGCGCCTCGCGCCGCAGGAGATCGAAGCGGTGCTGGCGCACGAACTGGGCCACTTCAAGCTCAAGCACATCATCAAGCGCATCGCCGTGATGTTCGCCGTCTCGCTCGGCTTCCTCGCCCTGCTCGGCTACCTGAAGACCCGCACCTGGTTCTACGCGGGCCTCGGCGTCGATCCGCTGCTCGCCAGCGACGCAATGGCGCTGATCCTGTTCATGCTGGTGCTGCCAATCTTCACCTTCGTGCTCTCGCCGCTGACCTCGATCAGCTCGCGCAAGCATGAATTCGAAGCCGACGCCTTCGCCGCCACCCACACCGACGCGCGCGACCTGGTCTCGGCGCTGGTGAAAATGTACGAAGATAACGCCTCGACCCTGACGCCCGATCCGCTGCACTCGGCGTTCTACGACTCCCATCCGCCCGCCTCGGTGCGGATCCGTCAACTCAACCTGGCGGCCCCATGA
- a CDS encoding VirK/YbjX family protein, with protein MNQLITLRCGLRSELSGLALLRESMKLSARAMLHRRQTGRWLELLNSHPLFRQMLPACPRLVNKIYRSYFSTRLGCDDRLAVLQAHYQTVIQRGLAPLVARAAEGPVELCRLDGKTGQEYRIELRAGGVLCREGELILQLAHGDQVLYSIAFSFLHHFGAVAVGVGCLQGKHGGGGLDQVRDATRELHGMRPKNLLVRLVRQFGHDHGCAQMILVGNANRVVTTSMKQGKVHADYDALWLELDAARQPDGDFSLACEHLPEPDMAQIASKKRSEARKRHEMLANAIAAMRAQVVRSQRAATPLRLVSIRATAPSGVSAPLLQLG; from the coding sequence ATGAATCAACTTATTACCCTCCGCTGCGGTCTGCGCTCCGAACTGTCCGGACTGGCGCTGCTGCGCGAATCGATGAAGCTATCGGCGCGCGCTATGCTGCACCGGCGCCAGACCGGCCGCTGGCTCGAATTGCTCAACTCCCACCCCTTGTTCCGCCAGATGCTGCCTGCCTGCCCGCGCCTGGTCAACAAGATTTACCGCTCCTATTTCAGCACCCGGCTCGGCTGCGATGACCGCCTCGCCGTGCTGCAGGCCCATTACCAGACCGTGATACAGCGCGGCCTGGCGCCGCTGGTGGCGCGCGCCGCCGAAGGCCCCGTCGAACTGTGCCGGCTCGACGGCAAGACCGGCCAGGAATACCGCATCGAACTGCGCGCCGGCGGCGTGCTGTGCCGCGAAGGCGAACTGATCCTGCAACTGGCGCACGGCGATCAGGTCCTGTATTCGATCGCGTTTTCATTTTTGCACCATTTTGGTGCAGTTGCGGTCGGCGTCGGCTGCCTGCAGGGCAAGCACGGCGGCGGCGGCCTCGACCAGGTGCGCGACGCCACCCGCGAGTTGCACGGCATGCGTCCGAAGAATCTGCTGGTGCGGCTGGTGCGCCAGTTCGGCCACGATCATGGCTGCGCACAGATGATCCTGGTCGGCAACGCAAACCGCGTCGTCACGACCTCGATGAAGCAAGGGAAAGTGCACGCCGACTACGACGCGCTGTGGCTGGAACTCGATGCGGCGCGCCAGCCCGATGGCGATTTCAGCCTGGCCTGCGAGCACCTGCCGGAGCCGGACATGGCGCAGATAGCGTCGAAAAAACGCTCCGAAGCGCGCAAGCGCCACGAGATGCTGGCCAACGCCATTGCCGCGATGCGCGCGCAGGTGGTGCGCTCGCAGCGCGCCGCGACGCCGCTGCGGCTGGTGTCGATCCGCGCCACGGCGCCGTCCGGCGTGTCCGCTCCCTTGCTGCAGCTCGGATAA
- the rsgA gene encoding ribosome small subunit-dependent GTPase A: MSGAITGTIIAAHGRHYLADVDGRKIQCVTRGKKTNIAVGDVVHLQMTSADQARIESTAERKTLLYRSDQYKSKLLAANLTRLFIVVATEPGFADDLISRSLVAAEAAGIDAHLILNKTDVTESLDKARERLKVYTALGYPLHEVSARANPEHAVATLMPLLEGQSSIFIGQSGMGKSSLINLLVPDADIAVREISAALDTGKHTTTFTRLYALKDGASIIDSPGFQEFGLYHLTEGMLERAFVEFAPYLGGCKFYNCRHLIEPQCAVLAAVADGKIAKFRHTLYGQLLHESSQTLY; encoded by the coding sequence ATGAGCGGCGCGATCACCGGCACCATCATCGCCGCGCACGGGCGCCACTACCTGGCCGACGTCGATGGCCGCAAAATCCAGTGCGTCACCCGCGGCAAGAAGACCAACATCGCGGTCGGCGACGTCGTCCACCTGCAGATGACGTCGGCCGACCAGGCCAGGATCGAATCGACCGCCGAGCGCAAGACGCTGCTGTACCGCTCGGACCAGTACAAGTCCAAGCTGCTGGCGGCGAATCTGACGCGCTTGTTCATCGTCGTCGCCACCGAGCCGGGCTTCGCCGACGACCTCATTTCGCGCTCGCTGGTCGCGGCCGAAGCGGCCGGCATCGACGCCCACCTGATCCTCAACAAGACCGACGTGACCGAGTCGCTCGATAAGGCGCGCGAACGCCTCAAGGTCTATACCGCGCTCGGCTACCCTCTGCACGAAGTGTCGGCGCGCGCCAACCCGGAGCATGCGGTCGCTACCCTGATGCCGCTGCTCGAGGGCCAGTCGTCGATTTTCATCGGCCAGTCCGGCATGGGCAAGTCCTCGCTGATCAACCTCTTGGTGCCGGACGCCGACATCGCCGTGCGCGAGATCTCCGCCGCGCTCGACACCGGCAAGCACACCACCACCTTCACGCGCCTGTATGCGCTGAAGGACGGCGCCTCGATCATCGACTCGCCCGGCTTCCAGGAGTTCGGCCTGTACCACCTGACCGAAGGAATGCTGGAGCGCGCCTTCGTCGAATTCGCGCCGTATCTGGGGGGCTGCAAGTTCTACAACTGCCGCCACCTGATCGAGCCGCAGTGCGCCGTGCTGGCCGCGGTCGCCGACGGCAAGATCGCCAAGTTCCGCCACACGCTGTACGGCCAACTCTTGCACGAGTCGTCGCAGACTTTATATTAG
- a CDS encoding helicase HerA-like C-terminal domain-containing protein, with product MPTLLPLATSIDKQPAVVYGLLSNLANRHGCITGATGTGKSVTLQVMAQALSNIGVPVFMADVKGDLSGLSQPGALSPKMEERLKMLGVEAPAWAACPVTFWDVFGELGHPVRATISDLGPLLLARMLNLNDTQEGVLQLVFKIADDNGLLLLDTKDLRAMLQHVGDNAADFRTSYGNISAASIGAIQRGLIGIEEQGGDKFFGEPMLNIDDLLQTDAAGHGVVNILAADKLMNSPRLYAVFLLWMLSELFEHLPEVGDVDKPKLVFFFDEAHLLFDDAPKALLDKIEQVVRLIRSKGVGVFFVTQNPLDIPDTVLGQLGNRVQHALRAYTPRDQKAVKAAADTFRPNPALDTAQVITELGVGEALVSFLDEKGRPNIVERAFVLPPASRIGPVDPAERQAVIAKSLVAGVYEQAVDRESAHEKLSGRTAATARPAAPAPTPAGQPAPAPAGIPAPASDNSLGGLLGGLFGGSSRRDSPVQAMVKSAARSIGSQVGREIIRGVLGSILKR from the coding sequence ATGCCCACCCTTCTGCCCCTCGCCACCAGCATCGACAAGCAGCCGGCCGTCGTCTACGGCCTGCTGTCGAATCTGGCCAACCGGCACGGCTGCATCACCGGCGCCACCGGCACCGGCAAGTCCGTGACCTTGCAGGTGATGGCGCAGGCCTTGTCGAACATCGGCGTGCCGGTGTTCATGGCCGACGTCAAGGGCGACCTGTCCGGCCTGTCCCAACCCGGCGCGCTTTCCCCGAAAATGGAGGAGCGCCTGAAGATGCTGGGCGTCGAGGCGCCCGCCTGGGCCGCCTGCCCCGTGACGTTCTGGGATGTGTTCGGCGAACTGGGCCACCCCGTGCGCGCAACCATTTCCGATCTCGGCCCGCTGCTGCTGGCGCGCATGCTGAACCTGAACGACACCCAGGAAGGCGTGCTGCAGCTGGTGTTCAAGATCGCCGACGACAACGGCCTGCTGCTGCTCGACACCAAGGACCTGCGCGCGATGCTTCAGCACGTGGGCGACAACGCGGCGGATTTCCGCACCAGCTACGGCAACATCTCGGCCGCCAGCATCGGCGCCATCCAGCGCGGCCTGATCGGCATCGAGGAGCAAGGCGGCGACAAGTTCTTCGGCGAGCCGATGCTCAACATCGACGACCTGCTGCAAACCGACGCCGCCGGCCACGGCGTGGTCAACATCCTCGCCGCCGACAAGCTGATGAATTCGCCGCGCCTGTACGCGGTGTTCCTGCTGTGGATGCTCTCCGAGCTGTTCGAGCACCTGCCCGAAGTGGGCGACGTCGACAAGCCGAAGCTGGTGTTCTTCTTCGACGAGGCGCACCTGCTGTTCGACGACGCGCCCAAGGCGCTGCTCGACAAGATCGAGCAGGTGGTGCGCCTGATCCGCTCGAAAGGCGTGGGCGTGTTCTTCGTCACCCAGAATCCGCTCGACATTCCCGACACCGTGCTCGGCCAGCTGGGCAACCGCGTCCAGCACGCGCTGCGCGCCTACACGCCGCGCGACCAGAAGGCGGTGAAGGCCGCGGCCGACACCTTCCGCCCGAATCCCGCGCTCGACACCGCCCAGGTCATCACCGAGCTGGGCGTGGGCGAGGCGCTGGTGTCCTTTCTCGACGAGAAGGGCCGGCCCAACATCGTCGAGCGCGCCTTCGTGCTGCCGCCGGCCTCGCGCATCGGCCCGGTCGATCCGGCCGAGCGTCAGGCGGTGATCGCCAAGTCGCTGGTGGCCGGCGTGTACGAGCAAGCGGTCGACCGCGAATCGGCCCACGAAAAACTCAGCGGCCGCACCGCCGCCACCGCCCGGCCCGCGGCGCCGGCGCCCACACCTGCCGGCCAACCGGCGCCCGCACCGGCCGGCATACCTGCGCCCGCATCGGACAACTCCCTCGGCGGCCTGCTCGGCGGTTTATTCGGAGGCAGCAGCCGGCGCGACTCGCCGGTGCAGGCGATGGTCAAGTCGGCCGCGCGCAGCATCGGCTCGCAAGTGGGCCGCGAAATCATCCGCGGCGTGCTCGGCTCCATCCTCAAACGTTGA
- a CDS encoding HPP family protein has translation MAVLRREWLESFLPKPNTASRTEQVRAGAGAIFGLLLTALITHLLLRDHSGMAFLVAPMGASSVLLFGVPASPLAQPWSVFGGNVVSAFVGVTCAMLIPDPMLAAPVAGGSAIVCMFLLRCLHPPGGAVALTAVLAGPAVHASGYQFAFEQVALNTGLMVLAALLYNNLTGRRYPHTQQSSLAPAHDTRDLAPTARVGFTSDDLDAVLKRYGQVLDVSRDDLEDIILATEMQAYERRFGIITCGDIMSKDAVTLDFSSGLDEAWRLMRHHKVHALPVLNRARRVIGIVSQSDFLRHSELDEYVSFAHRLRRFLGRSPDSHSEKPEVVGQIMSENVVTAKASTPIVELVPLMSNSGLHHIPVLDSEERFAGMVTQSDLLAALYESRLNEQGKALQSAQAV, from the coding sequence ATGGCGGTATTGCGCAGGGAGTGGCTGGAATCGTTCTTACCGAAGCCGAACACGGCAAGCCGGACCGAGCAGGTCCGCGCCGGCGCCGGCGCGATCTTCGGATTGCTGCTGACGGCGCTGATCACGCACCTGCTGCTGCGCGACCACAGCGGCATGGCCTTCCTGGTCGCGCCGATGGGCGCCTCGTCGGTGCTGCTGTTCGGCGTGCCGGCCAGCCCGCTGGCGCAGCCGTGGTCTGTCTTCGGCGGCAACGTGGTGTCGGCCTTCGTCGGCGTCACCTGCGCCATGCTGATTCCCGATCCGATGCTCGCCGCGCCGGTGGCCGGCGGCTCGGCCATCGTGTGCATGTTCCTGCTGCGCTGCCTGCACCCGCCCGGCGGCGCGGTGGCGCTGACCGCGGTGCTGGCCGGCCCGGCCGTGCACGCGTCGGGCTACCAGTTCGCCTTCGAGCAGGTGGCGCTCAACACCGGCCTGATGGTGCTGGCCGCGCTGCTCTACAACAACCTGACCGGCCGGCGCTATCCGCACACCCAGCAATCGAGCCTGGCGCCGGCGCACGACACGCGCGACCTGGCGCCGACGGCGCGCGTGGGCTTTACCAGCGACGACCTCGACGCGGTGCTCAAGCGCTACGGCCAGGTGCTCGACGTTAGCCGCGACGACCTCGAGGACATCATTCTGGCCACCGAGATGCAGGCCTACGAGCGGCGCTTCGGCATCATCACCTGCGGCGACATCATGTCGAAAGACGCCGTCACGCTCGACTTCTCCAGCGGCCTCGATGAGGCGTGGCGTCTGATGCGCCACCACAAGGTGCATGCCTTGCCGGTGCTGAACCGGGCGCGCCGGGTGATCGGCATCGTCTCGCAGAGCGATTTCCTCAGGCACAGCGAGCTCGACGAATATGTGTCGTTCGCGCACCGCCTGCGCCGCTTCCTCGGGCGCAGCCCGGACAGCCATTCGGAAAAGCCGGAAGTGGTGGGCCAGATCATGAGCGAGAACGTGGTGACGGCCAAGGCCAGCACACCGATCGTCGAACTGGTGCCGCTGATGTCGAACTCGGGCCTGCACCACATCCCGGTGCTCGACAGCGAGGAGCGCTTCGCCGGCATGGTCACCCAGTCGGACCTGCTGGCGGCGCTGTATGAAAGCCGGCTCAACGAGCAGGGCAAGGCGCTGCAGTCCGCCCAGGCAGTCTGA
- a CDS encoding chloride channel protein, with product MSKMDTRRDFNGEARLLRIACMAAVIGVLSTCTAWLLLHAISFFTNLFFFQALSDKPVSPALNTLGAWVIAVPVLGGLIIGLIARYGTEAIRGHGIPEAIEAILFKKSAMSPKVAVLKPLASAIAIGSGGPFGAEGPIIMTGGAVGSLLAQHFHLSGSERKTLLVAGAVAGMTAVFGTPVAALLLAVELLLFELRPRSLLPVAVACAVAGVLRPLIMEGGALFPLQTMPLQPLGLASCALAGLLCGMLAWLMSTMLYKVEDLFHKLPLHWMWWPAIGGLAVGVGGYFQPRALGVGYDVIADLLHNHIGAGVLAGLLLAKMVMWLIALGSGTSGGVLAPLLMLGAGLGALMAPYLPGGEPAVWPLVFMAATLGGMMRAPIMAVVFAFELTQDTNALLPVLAASVVAYGFTVLTMQRSILTEKIARRGYHIYREYGIDPLERHSVAEVMTAQPVRIDAGAAIDAVLHSHFGEGQVHRAFPVTRDGTLVGMLDRAALVAAEGKCFVGDLYGVNVPVFALAGETCRTVATRMAVHQLERLPVVDDGQSRKLVGLVSRSDLIKASLTLHEEEHQRQAFRRIRIGSNRQPM from the coding sequence ATGAGTAAGATGGACACCCGGCGCGACTTCAACGGCGAGGCGCGCCTGCTGCGCATCGCCTGCATGGCCGCCGTCATCGGCGTGCTCAGTACCTGCACCGCGTGGCTGCTGTTGCACGCGATCAGCTTCTTCACCAACCTGTTCTTCTTCCAGGCGCTGTCCGACAAGCCGGTGTCGCCGGCGCTGAACACGCTGGGCGCCTGGGTGATCGCGGTGCCGGTGCTCGGCGGCCTGATCATCGGCCTGATCGCGCGCTACGGCACCGAGGCGATCCGCGGCCACGGCATCCCCGAGGCGATCGAGGCGATCCTGTTCAAGAAAAGCGCGATGTCGCCCAAGGTCGCGGTGCTCAAGCCGCTCGCCTCGGCGATCGCGATCGGCAGCGGCGGCCCGTTCGGCGCCGAAGGCCCGATCATCATGACCGGCGGCGCGGTCGGCTCGCTGCTGGCCCAGCACTTTCACCTGAGCGGCAGCGAGCGCAAGACGCTGCTCGTCGCCGGCGCGGTGGCCGGCATGACCGCGGTATTCGGCACCCCGGTGGCCGCGCTGCTGCTCGCGGTCGAACTGCTGCTGTTCGAACTGCGTCCGCGCAGCCTGCTGCCGGTCGCCGTGGCGTGCGCCGTGGCCGGCGTGCTGCGGCCATTGATCATGGAAGGCGGCGCGCTGTTCCCGCTGCAGACCATGCCGCTGCAGCCGCTCGGCCTGGCGTCGTGCGCGTTGGCGGGCCTCCTGTGCGGAATGCTGGCCTGGCTGATGTCGACCATGCTGTACAAGGTCGAGGACCTGTTTCACAAGCTGCCGCTGCACTGGATGTGGTGGCCGGCGATCGGCGGCCTGGCAGTGGGCGTCGGCGGCTACTTCCAGCCGCGCGCGCTGGGCGTCGGCTACGACGTCATCGCCGACCTGCTGCATAACCACATCGGCGCCGGCGTGCTGGCCGGCCTGCTGCTGGCGAAGATGGTGATGTGGCTGATCGCGCTGGGCTCGGGCACCTCGGGCGGCGTGCTGGCGCCGCTGCTGATGCTCGGCGCGGGCCTGGGCGCGTTGATGGCGCCGTACCTGCCCGGCGGCGAACCGGCGGTGTGGCCGCTGGTGTTCATGGCTGCCACCCTGGGCGGCATGATGCGCGCGCCCATCATGGCGGTGGTGTTCGCGTTCGAACTCACGCAGGATACCAACGCCTTGCTGCCGGTGCTGGCGGCGTCGGTGGTGGCGTACGGCTTCACGGTGCTCACCATGCAGCGCTCGATCCTGACCGAGAAGATCGCACGGCGCGGCTATCACATCTACCGCGAATACGGCATCGACCCGCTCGAGCGCCACAGCGTGGCGGAGGTGATGACGGCGCAGCCGGTGCGCATCGACGCCGGCGCCGCCATCGACGCGGTGCTGCACAGTCATTTCGGCGAAGGCCAAGTGCATCGCGCCTTCCCGGTCACGCGCGACGGCACGCTGGTGGGGATGCTCGACCGCGCAGCGCTGGTGGCGGCAGAGGGCAAGTGTTTTGTCGGCGACCTGTATGGCGTGAATGTGCCGGTCTTCGCGCTAGCCGGCGAAACCTGCCGCACGGTGGCCACGCGCATGGCGGTGCATCAGCTCGAACGCCTGCCGGTGGTGGACGACGGGCAGTCGCGCAAGCTGGTGGGACTGGTCAGCCGCAGCGACTTGATCAAGGCGTCGCTGACCCTGCACGAGGAAGAGCACCAGCGCCAGGCGTTCCGGCGCATCCGGATTGGATCGAATCGCCAGCCTATGTGA